Proteins co-encoded in one Candidatus Thiodictyon syntrophicum genomic window:
- a CDS encoding DUF2887 domain-containing protein, producing the protein MKTDHPIYLFLSAGPEAFRILTGGLRLAGGYRFCSLTIKTLERRLDGILEPDGHEAPVYAIEFMGQPAPGAWYNLLTKIGLYGEQYPEREVTGILIYLRERDRPACPSWIGAPGATPFGVSLEQVLPDWLAREPDNPYVAALAPLAIKDDATLQAQAPALWRTVEGAPLPQAQRDLLAQVLEFWFFERFRGLTAKEIWAMLNLVTPIQETMAYQSIFAEGKTEGKTEGKTEGKAEGKADTLKRQLTRRFGTLPDWTLRRIEAAPVAQLDLWLDGIFDAGSAEDLIGREGGQ; encoded by the coding sequence ATGAAAACCGACCACCCCATCTATCTCTTCCTGTCCGCCGGCCCCGAGGCCTTCCGCATCCTGACCGGCGGCCTGCGCCTGGCGGGCGGCTACCGGTTCTGCTCCCTCACGATCAAGACATTGGAACGTCGGCTGGACGGCATCCTCGAGCCCGACGGGCATGAGGCTCCGGTCTATGCCATCGAGTTCATGGGGCAGCCCGCGCCCGGCGCCTGGTATAACCTGTTGACCAAGATTGGTCTCTACGGCGAGCAGTATCCGGAGCGCGAGGTCACGGGGATCCTGATCTATCTGCGCGAGCGCGACCGCCCGGCCTGTCCGAGCTGGATCGGGGCGCCCGGGGCTACGCCCTTTGGCGTGTCGCTGGAGCAGGTCCTGCCCGACTGGCTGGCGCGCGAGCCCGACAACCCCTATGTGGCGGCCTTGGCGCCTTTGGCGATCAAGGACGACGCGACACTCCAAGCCCAGGCCCCGGCGCTGTGGCGCACGGTCGAGGGCGCGCCGCTGCCGCAGGCGCAACGCGACTTGCTGGCGCAGGTCTTGGAATTCTGGTTTTTCGAGCGATTTCGCGGCCTGACCGCGAAGGAGATCTGGGCGATGCTGAATCTGGTAACCCCTATCCAAGAAACGATGGCCTATCAGTCCATCTTTGCCGAGGGCAAGACCGAGGGCAAGACCGAGGGGAAGACGGAGGGCAAGGCCGAGGGCAAGGCCGACACCCTCAAGCGTCAACTGACCCGCCGTTTCGGCACCTTGCCTGACTGGACCCTGCGGCGCATCGAGGCGGCCCCGGTCGCGCAATTGGACCTGTGGCTCGACGGCATCTTCGACGCGGGCAGCGCGGAGGACCTGATCGGGCGGGAGGGCGGGCAATAG
- a CDS encoding DUF1826 domain-containing protein, which produces MMTAARTLAPPAVGVGTVYWAEGLADLVAVFEPEVQILLHPRPPDPQIAAYLDSADSRRLGFRRVLDHARSLVGIGPAAPTWPDLPGREALLADIRHLCEVYRELLGCERLGLRFESLNGAMCPGFHRDHTGIRLVCTYRGPGTEWLEAEGEDPQPHPRPGAARSFAAPADASAIGRAPAFALVLLKGSLWQGNAGRGAVHRSPVPPPGGGSRYLLALDALW; this is translated from the coding sequence ATGATGACCGCCGCCCGCACACTTGCACCGCCAGCCGTCGGCGTCGGGACCGTCTATTGGGCCGAGGGCTTGGCGGACCTGGTCGCGGTCTTCGAGCCGGAGGTCCAGATCCTGCTCCATCCCCGCCCGCCTGACCCGCAGATCGCGGCCTATCTGGATTCGGCGGATTCCAGGCGACTCGGATTCCGGCGGGTCTTGGACCACGCCCGGAGCCTCGTCGGGATCGGTCCGGCCGCCCCGACCTGGCCCGATCTGCCTGGGCGCGAGGCCCTGCTTGCGGACATCCGGCACCTGTGCGAGGTCTACCGGGAGCTCCTGGGCTGCGAGCGTCTGGGGCTGCGTTTCGAGTCCCTCAATGGGGCCATGTGCCCGGGTTTCCACCGCGACCACACGGGTATCCGACTGGTCTGCACCTATCGCGGACCCGGTACCGAGTGGTTGGAGGCTGAAGGCGAGGACCCGCAACCGCATCCGCGGCCCGGCGCCGCGCGGTCCTTTGCAGCCCCGGCGGATGCGTCCGCTATCGGCCGCGCACCCGCCTTCGCGCTGGTCTTGCTCAAGGGAAGCCTCTGGCAGGGCAACGCCGGTCGCGGGGCTGTCCACCGCTCACCGGTGCCGCCACCCGGGGGCGGCAGCCGCTATCTCCTGGCCCTGGATGCCCTGTGGTGA
- a CDS encoding ParA family protein yields MRAPAPGPRRTVFWHQKGGTGKTTLAIAYAVRLAMDGHRVLLIDTDPQGTATAWGERFAARWGLVVRGACGAAIWRNLADRMPGFDHLVLDCPPTITTATMDTLIGADRLIIPVRPAMPDLWALEDVAQILADLRAGAAAPRTRVVFNQHRGEDLRPLIGAVVGLGLEVLPAPIAAAPAWSALFSGGVPPVGLAALLDAAD; encoded by the coding sequence GTGAGGGCACCGGCGCCCGGCCCACGGCGGACCGTTTTCTGGCATCAAAAGGGCGGCACCGGCAAGACCACGCTCGCCATTGCCTATGCCGTCCGTCTGGCCATGGACGGCCACCGGGTCCTGCTGATCGACACCGATCCCCAGGGCACCGCCACCGCCTGGGGTGAGCGCTTTGCCGCGCGCTGGGGCCTGGTCGTGCGCGGCGCGTGCGGCGCCGCGATCTGGCGCAACCTCGCCGACCGGATGCCAGGTTTCGACCACCTGGTGCTCGACTGTCCCCCGACCATTACGACCGCGACCATGGACACCCTCATCGGCGCCGATCGACTGATCATCCCGGTGCGCCCCGCCATGCCGGACCTGTGGGCGTTGGAGGACGTGGCGCAGATCCTCGCCGATCTGCGCGCCGGTGCCGCGGCACCCCGCACCCGGGTCGTCTTCAATCAGCATCGCGGCGAGGACCTGAGGCCGCTCATCGGCGCCGTCGTCGGGCTCGGCCTTGAAGTCCTGCCCGCCCCCATCGCGGCGGCACCGGCCTGGTCGGCCTTGTTTTCCGGGGGCGTGCCACCGGTCGGCCTCGCCGCCTTGCTCGACGCGGCGGACTGA